One part of the Bacteroidota bacterium genome encodes these proteins:
- a CDS encoding cytochrome P460 family protein: protein MRIDKYLTGLLILAALGSSLISGSVSAKEYFTVKNNVLERPTGFREWVYVGTPLTPNDMNNGKANFQEFHTVYIDPESWEHWKKTGKIRDGAILIKEMTSVGKVAASGKGYFMGDFIGLEATIKSKREFPNEPGNWAYFSFTNEDHKSIKKTANLEPTANCNGCHEASAQDDFVFTQYYPVLRAGKANAENAVGGK, encoded by the coding sequence ATGAGAATTGACAAATATTTAACCGGTTTATTGATCCTGGCTGCCTTGGGATCTTCTTTAATATCTGGCAGTGTTTCTGCTAAAGAATACTTTACTGTCAAAAATAACGTGCTCGAACGCCCGACGGGATTTCGCGAGTGGGTATACGTAGGCACGCCTCTCACCCCAAATGATATGAATAACGGAAAGGCCAACTTCCAAGAATTTCATACCGTTTACATTGACCCGGAGAGCTGGGAGCACTGGAAAAAGACCGGTAAAATTCGGGACGGCGCCATACTAATTAAGGAGATGACCAGTGTCGGCAAGGTTGCAGCAAGCGGGAAGGGTTATTTCATGGGTGATTTCATTGGCCTGGAAGCGACAATAAAAAGCAAGCGCGAATTTCCCAATGAACCTGGCAACTGGGCTTATTTCAGCTTTACTAACGAAGACCACAAATCTATAAAAAAGACTGCGAACTTGGAACCAACGGCGAATTGCAACGGCTGTCACGAGGCGTCCGCGCAAGATGACTTTGTATTCACGCAATATTATCCTGTTCTCCGTGCCGGAAAGGCGAACGCGGAGAATGCGGTCGGAGGAAAATAA
- a CDS encoding cytochrome P460 family protein, protein MNRLKENTYPYRNEHIAVLLSAVLFTVALLTHAGTAIADKGDFSLYVDKSGNIRLPDDFRLSMTHLGSWFVPEGEASGFHDVYTEPETAKTYRKTGKFPDGATLVKELRSSTAGTYTTGNNVSHATGDVKQWFVMIKDTKARFPNNPVWGDGWGWALIKTDSSNRSVTTNYRTECLPCHMPAKNTDWIYVEGYPTLSKPDR, encoded by the coding sequence ATGAATCGCTTGAAAGAGAATACATATCCGTATCGAAACGAACACATCGCTGTTTTGTTGTCCGCAGTTTTGTTTACGGTGGCGTTGCTGACACATGCTGGAACAGCGATAGCCGACAAGGGGGATTTTTCCTTATATGTCGACAAGTCAGGCAACATCCGTCTGCCCGATGATTTTCGGCTGTCAATGACCCATTTGGGTTCCTGGTTTGTCCCAGAAGGCGAGGCAAGTGGTTTTCACGATGTCTACACAGAACCGGAAACGGCGAAGACCTATCGCAAAACCGGGAAATTTCCGGACGGCGCAACCCTGGTCAAGGAATTGCGTTCGTCAACTGCAGGCACATACACCACGGGCAACAATGTCAGCCATGCGACAGGTGACGTCAAGCAGTGGTTTGTAATGATCAAGGATACCAAAGCCCGTTTTCCCAACAATCCTGTCTGGGGCGATGGCTGGGGTTGGGCGCTGATTAAAACCGACAGCTCAAATCGAAGCGTAACCACTAATTACCGTACTGAATGTCTCCCCTGTCATATGCCAGCAAAAAACACCGATTGGATCTACGTCGAAGGCTACCCAACGCTAAGCAAACCTGATCGGTAA